A genomic stretch from Shewanella sediminis HAW-EB3 includes:
- the sdhD gene encoding succinate dehydrogenase, hydrophobic membrane anchor protein, whose protein sequence is MVTNAASLGRSGVHDFILIRASAIILTCYTIFLVGFVACSSPLTYDAWHGLFSTLSMKVFTLLALVSVLIHSWIGIWQVLTDYVKPLALRGVLQFVFVVAAFSYLAAGILIVWGV, encoded by the coding sequence ATGGTAACTAACGCAGCAAGTCTTGGTCGCAGCGGTGTCCATGACTTTATTCTTATACGTGCAAGTGCAATTATCCTAACCTGTTACACCATCTTCCTGGTTGGATTCGTTGCGTGTAGCTCTCCACTGACTTACGACGCATGGCATGGTTTATTCAGCACATTGTCGATGAAAGTCTTTACCTTGCTAGCCCTGGTCTCAGTGTTAATTCACTCGTGGATTGGCATCTGGCAGGTACTGACCGACTATGTCAAGCCACTGGCTCTACGTGGTGTACTTCAGTTTGTTTTTGTCGTAGCGGCCTTCTCTTATTTGGCGGCAGGCATTTTGATAGTGTGGGGTGTTTAA
- the sdhC gene encoding succinate dehydrogenase cytochrome b556 subunit, producing MEQSEQNVKKQRPVHLDLQTIRFPATAIASILHRVSGVIMLFAVGILIWLLNESLASPESFAATQSLFDNLLVKFVIWGILTALGYHLIVGVRHLIMDTGRWEELASGIASAKAAFALSIVFSIIVGIWVW from the coding sequence ATAGAGCAGAGTGAGCAGAACGTGAAAAAGCAAAGACCTGTCCATTTAGATCTGCAGACCATTCGCTTCCCTGCAACAGCGATTGCGTCCATTCTTCACCGTGTATCCGGTGTCATCATGCTGTTTGCTGTCGGTATTCTAATCTGGTTGTTAAATGAATCTTTAGCATCCCCAGAGAGTTTCGCAGCGACACAATCTCTTTTTGATAATTTGTTGGTTAAGTTTGTCATATGGGGAATTCTTACCGCTCTTGGTTATCACCTTATCGTTGGCGTTCGCCATCTGATAATGGATACCGGACGCTGGGAAGAGTTGGCCTCTGGCATCGCTTCAGCAAAAGCCGCGTTTGCACTGTCAATCGTGTTTTCAATCATAGTGGGGATTTGGGTATGGTAA
- a CDS encoding citrate synthase, which produces MADNIAKLELPGNESIDLPVKKGTAGFDVIDISKLGSKGHFTFDPGFLATASCESAITYIDGDQGILLHRGYPIGELAVDSDYLDLCYLLLYGELPSKTQYEKFCHTVKNHTMVNEQLAAFFRGFRRDAHPMAMLCGVTGALSAFYQDSLDVNDERHREIAAFRLVSKMPTIAAMCYKYSIGQPFVYPRNDLSYAGNFLSMMFAVPCEEYKVNPIVERAMDRIFILHADHEQNASTSTVRLAGSSGANPFACIAAGIASLWGPAHGGANEACLKMLEEIGSVDRIPEFIARAKDKEDPFRLMGFGHRVYKNFDPRAKVMRETCHEVLGELKVNDPLLDVAMELERIALEDEYFVSKKLYPNVDFYSGIIMKAIGIPTSMFTVLFALARTVGWIAHWKEMLDQPGHKISRPRQLYTGAAERDFISKENR; this is translated from the coding sequence ATGGCTGATAATATAGCCAAATTGGAACTACCAGGGAATGAATCAATCGATCTGCCAGTCAAAAAGGGCACGGCGGGATTTGATGTTATTGACATCAGTAAGCTAGGTAGTAAAGGTCACTTTACCTTTGATCCAGGATTTCTCGCAACAGCTTCCTGTGAATCAGCAATTACCTACATCGATGGCGACCAGGGGATACTGCTTCATCGCGGTTACCCTATCGGTGAACTAGCCGTTGATTCAGATTATTTAGATCTGTGTTATTTGCTTCTCTACGGAGAGTTACCATCTAAAACTCAGTATGAAAAGTTTTGTCATACTGTAAAAAACCATACTATGGTGAACGAACAGCTTGCAGCCTTCTTCCGAGGCTTCAGACGTGATGCTCACCCCATGGCAATGCTTTGTGGTGTCACCGGAGCGTTATCTGCATTTTATCAAGACTCTTTGGATGTCAACGATGAGCGTCACCGCGAAATCGCTGCATTCCGTCTTGTCTCAAAAATGCCGACAATCGCAGCCATGTGCTACAAGTACTCAATCGGCCAACCATTCGTTTATCCACGTAATGATTTGAGCTACGCAGGTAATTTCCTCAGCATGATGTTTGCTGTACCTTGCGAAGAGTACAAAGTTAATCCAATCGTCGAACGCGCTATGGATCGCATCTTTATTCTGCATGCCGATCACGAGCAAAATGCATCGACCTCTACCGTTCGTCTGGCCGGTTCTTCAGGTGCCAACCCATTTGCATGTATTGCAGCGGGTATCGCATCACTATGGGGACCCGCTCACGGCGGCGCAAACGAAGCATGTCTGAAGATGTTGGAAGAGATCGGCAGTGTTGACCGTATTCCTGAGTTTATTGCACGAGCCAAGGATAAAGAAGATCCTTTCCGTCTGATGGGCTTCGGACATCGCGTTTACAAGAACTTCGATCCGCGAGCTAAAGTGATGCGTGAGACCTGTCATGAAGTCTTAGGTGAGTTGAAAGTTAACGATCCACTACTTGATGTAGCTATGGAACTCGAGCGTATTGCCCTTGAAGATGAATATTTCGTCTCTAAGAAGCTGTATCCAAATGTTGATTTCTATTCAGGCATCATCATGAAGGCTATCGGTATTCCAACCAGCATGTTCACCGTACTATTCGCACTTGCGCGTACTGTCGGTTGGATTGCTCACTGGAAAGAGATGCTGGATCAGCCTGGTCATAAGATCAGCCGACCTCGTCAGCTTTACACCGGTGCAGCAGAGCGTGATTTTATTTCAAAAGAGAATCGTTAA
- a CDS encoding efflux RND transporter periplasmic adaptor subunit, with product MDSLNKRANNCFKIALPLLLAAVLSACGAEEEVKEEEKYAVPVETTTVIQGDVSSFYSTTATLEAPQEANVVTRISGLIESINVEEGDRVTKGQLLAVIDAKRQRFELARSQAEVEIIEQELNRLKKMSNKEFFSADSMAKLEYNLQAAIAKRDLAALQVQESMVRSPIDGVIATRFVKAGNMAKEFDELFYVVNQDELYGIVHLPEQQLQSLRLGQDAQLFANSFANEHTAKTVHAKVLRISPVVDAQSGTFKVTLSVPNQNATLKAGMFTRVELRYDTHNNVITVPYNAVVNQDNEFALYVIDGDNANRRAVSLGYREADTVEIVAGIEPGEQIVIRGHQNLKDQSLVEVIGSLDLASATK from the coding sequence ATGGACTCTCTAAACAAACGCGCTAATAACTGTTTCAAAATCGCCCTTCCACTGCTATTAGCTGCCGTATTAAGTGCCTGTGGTGCAGAAGAGGAAGTTAAGGAAGAGGAAAAATATGCGGTACCGGTTGAAACGACAACCGTCATCCAGGGTGATGTCTCCTCATTTTACAGTACGACTGCGACCTTAGAAGCACCACAAGAAGCTAACGTTGTCACACGTATTTCCGGTTTAATCGAGAGTATTAACGTTGAAGAGGGCGACCGGGTCACCAAGGGGCAGCTCCTTGCTGTTATCGATGCTAAGAGACAGAGATTTGAACTTGCCCGTTCACAAGCCGAAGTTGAAATTATCGAGCAAGAGCTAAACCGGCTTAAAAAGATGAGCAACAAGGAATTTTTCAGCGCGGACTCTATGGCCAAGCTCGAGTACAACCTGCAAGCCGCTATCGCCAAACGAGATTTAGCCGCACTTCAGGTTCAGGAAAGTATGGTTCGCTCCCCTATCGATGGTGTGATAGCGACGCGATTTGTAAAAGCCGGCAATATGGCCAAAGAGTTTGATGAACTGTTTTATGTTGTGAATCAGGATGAACTCTATGGCATCGTTCACCTACCCGAGCAACAACTACAGAGTCTTCGCTTAGGACAAGACGCCCAACTCTTTGCAAATAGTTTTGCCAACGAGCACACAGCTAAAACGGTGCATGCCAAAGTGCTTCGTATCAGTCCGGTCGTCGATGCTCAAAGTGGCACGTTCAAAGTGACCCTGTCGGTACCAAACCAAAATGCCACCCTAAAAGCCGGCATGTTCACACGTGTTGAGCTTAGGTATGACACACACAATAATGTGATCACCGTGCCATATAACGCCGTGGTCAATCAGGATAATGAGTTTGCCCTGTATGTGATTGATGGTGATAACGCGAATCGTCGCGCAGTGTCGTTAGGTTATCGTGAGGCCGATACCGTAGAGATAGTCGCAGGTATCGAACCCGGTGAGCAGATCGTCATTCGAGGCCACCAGAACCTGAAAGATCAATCCCTTGTCGAAGTGATTGGTTCATTAGACTTAGCATCTGCAACTAAATAA
- a CDS encoding efflux RND transporter permease subunit, whose translation MSIIKTSVNRPVTVWMFMFAVILFGMVGFSRLAVKLLPDLSYPTITIRTQYIGAAPVEVEQLVSKPIEESAGIVKGLRKISSISRSGMSDVVLEFEWGTDMDMASLDVREKIDTIELPLDVKKPLLLRFNPNLDPIVRLALSVPDASDTELKQMRTYAEEELKRQLESLTGVAAVRLSGGLQQEVHIQLNQEKLTQLNLNAALIRNRIAEENINLSAGKVIQGDKEYLVRTLNQFNSLEELGQIVVYRDAQTLVRLFEVAEIVDAHKERNDITRIGDQESIELAIYKEGDSNTVAVARKVTAALEKLNEEGSKSELKVIYDQSEFIESAVSEVTSAALIGSLLSMLIIYLFLRDIIPTLIISISIPFSVIATFNMMYFADISLNIMSLGGIALAVGLLVDNAIVVLENIDRCRSLGMNKLDAAVTGTKEVAGAIFASTLTTLAVFVPLVFVDGVAGALFSDQALTVTFALLASLLVALTTIPMLASREGFKALPPLVEKTVKPKPETRVAKIKHYSATVFSFPFVLLFSYLPSLLLTLALLIGRFVSWVTGLVMRPLSFGFNWLYHKLESVYHVLLAQALKFKVLTMSIAILVTLGAASLLPKLGMELIPPMNQGEFYVEVLLPPGTEVSETDRVLRKLALSIKDREDVKHAYSQAGSGGLMTSDTSRGGENWGRLQVVLADHSAFDAVATVLRTTAMRIPELEAQIQHPELFSFKTPLEIELIGYDLAQLKNTADNLVDALSDSDRFADINTSLRDGQPELSIRFDHERLAALGMDAPTVANRIAQRIGGTIASQYTVRDRKIDILVRSAIEERDQISDIDSMIVNPDSSHPIALSAVADVSLKLGPSAINRISQQRVAIVSANLAYGDLNEAVLEARDILAQQTLPTSIQARFGGQNEEMEHSFQSLQIALVLAVFLVYLVMASQFESLLHPLLILIAVPMAVGGSVFGLYITQTHLSVVVFIGLIMLAGIVVNNAIVLVDRINQLRQEGRDKMNAISEAAKSRLRPIIMTTLTTALGLSPMALGLGDGSEVRAPMAITVIFGLTLSTLLTLVVIPVLYALFDRKEFKVKKSDTNPEVATVGGQA comes from the coding sequence ATGTCTATTATAAAAACATCAGTAAACCGACCTGTCACCGTATGGATGTTCATGTTTGCCGTTATCTTGTTCGGTATGGTTGGTTTCTCTCGCTTGGCGGTAAAGCTGCTGCCGGATCTGAGCTACCCCACCATTACAATCCGAACCCAGTATATCGGCGCGGCTCCTGTTGAAGTCGAACAGCTGGTTTCAAAACCTATCGAAGAGTCGGCCGGTATCGTAAAGGGGCTGCGTAAGATCAGTTCCATCTCCCGCTCCGGCATGTCAGATGTCGTACTCGAGTTCGAGTGGGGCACCGACATGGATATGGCCAGTCTGGATGTGAGGGAAAAAATCGATACGATTGAGTTACCTCTGGACGTTAAGAAGCCGCTACTACTACGCTTTAACCCAAATCTGGATCCTATCGTTCGTCTGGCCCTTTCGGTACCCGATGCAAGCGATACCGAGCTTAAACAGATGCGTACCTACGCTGAAGAGGAGCTTAAACGTCAGTTAGAGTCATTAACTGGTGTGGCTGCTGTCAGGTTATCCGGTGGGTTACAGCAAGAAGTTCACATTCAACTTAATCAGGAAAAACTGACTCAACTTAATTTAAATGCGGCACTTATCCGCAACCGTATCGCCGAAGAAAATATTAACCTCTCGGCAGGTAAAGTGATCCAGGGGGATAAAGAATATCTGGTCAGAACGCTAAATCAGTTCAACTCCCTCGAAGAGTTAGGCCAAATCGTCGTGTATCGTGACGCGCAGACATTAGTTCGACTGTTCGAAGTCGCCGAAATTGTCGACGCACACAAAGAGCGTAACGACATTACCCGCATCGGTGATCAGGAATCGATTGAACTCGCTATCTACAAAGAGGGTGACTCAAACACCGTGGCCGTTGCCCGTAAAGTCACCGCTGCACTTGAAAAGTTAAATGAAGAGGGCAGCAAGTCTGAACTCAAGGTTATTTACGATCAATCAGAATTTATCGAAAGTGCCGTCAGTGAAGTCACCTCTGCGGCCTTGATCGGTAGCTTGCTATCGATGTTAATTATCTATCTATTTTTGAGAGATATCATTCCAACATTGATCATTTCAATCTCGATACCCTTTTCGGTTATTGCTACCTTCAACATGATGTATTTCGCTGACATCAGTTTAAATATCATGTCCCTGGGAGGCATAGCGCTTGCGGTTGGTTTATTGGTCGACAATGCCATTGTGGTCCTCGAGAATATCGATAGATGCCGCTCCCTTGGCATGAATAAACTCGATGCGGCAGTAACAGGAACCAAAGAGGTCGCCGGGGCCATCTTCGCTTCGACGCTGACAACATTGGCCGTGTTTGTTCCACTGGTCTTCGTCGACGGCGTGGCCGGGGCACTGTTTTCGGATCAGGCATTGACCGTCACCTTCGCACTGTTAGCCTCTCTGCTCGTGGCATTAACCACCATTCCTATGCTGGCATCCCGCGAAGGATTTAAGGCACTGCCACCATTGGTCGAAAAAACAGTCAAACCTAAGCCGGAAACCCGGGTCGCCAAGATCAAGCACTACAGTGCAACCGTGTTCTCTTTCCCGTTTGTTCTGCTGTTTAGCTATCTGCCAAGTCTATTACTGACATTGGCCCTGCTTATCGGTCGCTTCGTCTCCTGGGTAACTGGTCTGGTTATGCGCCCGCTTAGCTTCGGTTTCAACTGGCTCTACCATAAATTAGAGTCTGTCTATCATGTTCTTCTTGCTCAGGCGCTTAAATTTAAAGTGCTGACAATGAGTATCGCAATTCTGGTCACCCTCGGTGCAGCCTCACTGCTGCCTAAATTGGGAATGGAACTGATCCCACCGATGAATCAGGGTGAATTCTATGTCGAAGTTTTATTACCGCCAGGAACTGAAGTCTCTGAAACAGACAGGGTATTGCGCAAACTAGCCCTATCGATTAAAGACAGGGAAGATGTTAAACACGCTTATAGCCAAGCGGGTAGCGGCGGCTTAATGACGTCAGACACTTCTCGTGGTGGTGAAAATTGGGGACGCCTACAGGTCGTACTCGCCGATCATAGCGCCTTTGATGCCGTGGCTACGGTATTGCGTACAACCGCGATGCGTATCCCGGAGCTGGAGGCTCAAATTCAACATCCTGAGCTATTTAGCTTTAAGACGCCGTTAGAGATAGAGTTGATCGGCTATGATCTGGCTCAGCTTAAAAATACCGCCGATAATCTGGTCGATGCCCTCTCCGACTCTGACCGATTTGCCGATATCAATACCAGTCTGCGTGACGGTCAACCTGAGCTTAGCATTCGTTTTGACCATGAACGGTTAGCCGCGCTGGGAATGGATGCACCCACGGTTGCAAACCGAATCGCACAACGCATCGGTGGCACCATCGCCAGCCAATATACGGTGAGAGATCGTAAGATCGACATCTTGGTCAGAAGTGCAATCGAAGAGCGCGATCAGATAAGCGACATCGACTCAATGATTGTTAACCCTGATAGCAGTCATCCTATTGCTCTGAGCGCCGTGGCCGATGTCTCATTGAAGTTAGGTCCATCGGCGATCAACCGTATCAGCCAGCAAAGAGTGGCGATAGTCTCCGCTAACCTGGCCTATGGCGATCTTAACGAAGCCGTTTTGGAAGCCAGAGATATTCTGGCTCAGCAGACATTACCGACTTCGATTCAGGCCCGCTTCGGTGGCCAGAACGAGGAGATGGAGCACTCTTTCCAATCGCTGCAAATCGCACTCGTGTTGGCCGTGTTCTTAGTTTATCTCGTCATGGCGAGTCAGTTTGAATCATTATTGCACCCACTGCTTATTCTTATTGCGGTACCTATGGCGGTTGGAGGTAGTGTGTTCGGACTCTATATCACTCAGACTCACTTAAGTGTCGTAGTGTTTATCGGTCTTATCATGCTCGCGGGTATTGTGGTGAATAATGCCATCGTTCTGGTCGACAGGATTAACCAACTCAGGCAGGAGGGGCGCGATAAGATGAATGCCATTTCAGAAGCGGCAAAATCACGCCTTCGCCCGATTATCATGACGACATTAACGACGGCACTGGGTTTATCGCCTATGGCTCTCGGTCTTGGAGATGGGTCTGAGGTTCGCGCACCAATGGCCATTACCGTGATCTTTGGCCTGACGCTGTCAACCCTGCTCACCTTAGTGGTTATCCCTGTACTGTATGCGCTTTTCGACCGCAAAGAGTTCAAGGTGAAGAAGAGCGACACTAACCCAGAGGTTGCAACTGTGGGAGGTCAGGCATGA